A genomic segment from Deinococcus humi encodes:
- a CDS encoding ATP phosphoribosyltransferase regulatory subunit, whose protein sequence is MPPVSSPARTLPVLPSAPVPEGTRDVLPPEWEQREALRARLSHLFGSWGYRGVEVPALEYADARHPQDARAFKLIDSGGQVLALRSEFTTAIGRLVRTQFPEGPFPLRLHYSGRLWLRALTSELGRLREFGQTGVELIGTLGARADAELLHLASAALAAVSVEAQLEVGFPGFVDAVLEDAVLHGPAREALHGAVDRKSGADIDLLSRQHGLSHEVTHTLHALTDLYGGPEVLDAASKLAQGARAQAAVAHLREVSELYDGGLLYDLGASRRYDYYTGLTFRAYAAGLNQPVLGGGRYTLEGGLPGAGFAMGLERLLRAAAPQLPPQPEVVLALDAAGAETARGQGLCAELAWTDDLTELRRYSAARGIRRWARGSGLFEAGGEA, encoded by the coding sequence ATGCCTCCCGTGAGTTCGCCCGCCCGCACCCTGCCTGTCCTGCCGTCTGCCCCTGTCCCCGAGGGGACGCGTGATGTGCTGCCGCCCGAGTGGGAACAGCGCGAGGCCCTCCGGGCCCGGCTGTCCCACCTTTTTGGAAGCTGGGGTTACCGTGGGGTGGAGGTCCCGGCTCTGGAATACGCTGACGCCCGCCATCCGCAGGACGCGCGGGCCTTCAAGCTGATCGATTCGGGTGGACAGGTACTGGCTCTTCGCAGCGAGTTCACCACTGCGATTGGGCGGCTGGTGCGCACCCAGTTTCCGGAAGGGCCGTTTCCGCTGCGCCTGCATTACAGCGGGCGGCTGTGGCTGCGTGCTCTGACCAGTGAACTGGGGCGCCTGCGTGAATTCGGGCAGACGGGCGTGGAGCTGATCGGCACCCTGGGCGCACGCGCCGACGCCGAATTGCTGCATCTGGCGTCGGCGGCGCTGGCCGCAGTTTCGGTGGAGGCCCAGCTGGAAGTCGGCTTTCCCGGCTTCGTGGACGCCGTGCTGGAGGACGCAGTGTTGCACGGCCCCGCCCGGGAGGCACTGCACGGCGCGGTGGACCGCAAGAGCGGCGCGGACATCGATCTGCTGTCGCGCCAGCATGGGCTATCACACGAGGTCACCCACACCCTGCACGCCCTGACCGATCTGTACGGCGGCCCGGAGGTCCTGGACGCTGCTTCGAAACTGGCACAGGGCGCGCGGGCACAGGCGGCGGTGGCCCACCTGCGCGAGGTCTCGGAGCTGTACGACGGCGGCCTGCTGTATGACCTGGGGGCCAGTCGCCGCTACGACTATTACACCGGCCTGACCTTCCGCGCCTACGCGGCGGGCCTGAATCAGCCGGTCCTGGGCGGGGGCCGCTACACACTGGAGGGCGGGCTGCCCGGCGCGGGGTTCGCGATGGGTCTGGAGCGTCTGCTGCGGGCTGCCGCGCCCCAGTTGCCCCCCCAGCCCGAGGTGGTGCTGGCGCTGGACGCGGCAGGGGCCGAGACCGCGCGTGGACAGGGTCTGTGTGCCGAACTGGCCTGGACGGACGATCTGACCGAACTCAGGCGCTACAGCGCGGCAAGGGGTATCCGGCGCTGGGCGCGGGGTTCCGGGCTGTTCGAGGCAGGGGGGGAAGCGTGA
- a CDS encoding lipocalin family protein, with amino-acid sequence MDKMRLAAALVVGSALLTACAPAPLAFDPSIIPVADDLGARNAGTEWWYVSGVLPDAGLAFHWAQFKVNYRGLPYHASHIAVTDLKNNNLYFVENGDQKAAFGFPPLSVSQGDWKLVQEAGNKAPFKLTAGPLNLTLRPARNAVVHPPGYSGTAETGRLYYQSVTRLDVSGTIRVGDETRQASGQAWLDHQWGDQQPGAAAKWDWFGLHLSDGSDLMLYRVKNARNEVVQVAASHVSSEGVAREVRDVTMTPGRVWTSPSGRNYTLGWTVSGENLALELAPLRDNQELLSKTTSVAYWEGPVRGTGTLNGQAVTASGMGEFVGGVLTREEGGRFTIPAK; translated from the coding sequence ATGGACAAAATGCGTCTTGCTGCCGCGCTGGTTGTGGGCAGTGCCCTGCTGACCGCCTGTGCGCCCGCACCCCTGGCTTTCGATCCGTCCATCATTCCAGTTGCGGACGATCTGGGTGCCAGGAATGCTGGGACCGAGTGGTGGTACGTGTCGGGCGTGCTCCCGGACGCTGGGCTGGCCTTTCACTGGGCGCAGTTCAAGGTGAATTACAGGGGCCTGCCCTACCATGCCTCGCACATTGCCGTCACCGATCTGAAGAACAACAACCTGTATTTTGTAGAGAACGGCGATCAGAAAGCCGCGTTTGGCTTTCCCCCCCTGAGCGTTTCGCAGGGCGACTGGAAATTGGTGCAGGAGGCAGGAAACAAGGCCCCATTCAAGCTGACGGCTGGCCCGCTGAACCTGACCCTCAGGCCCGCACGCAATGCGGTGGTCCATCCCCCCGGCTACTCCGGCACTGCCGAAACTGGGCGCCTGTACTACCAGAGCGTCACGCGGCTGGATGTGAGCGGGACCATAAGGGTGGGGGATGAAACACGGCAGGCCAGCGGGCAGGCGTGGCTGGACCATCAGTGGGGCGATCAGCAGCCCGGCGCGGCGGCAAAATGGGACTGGTTCGGCCTGCACCTCTCAGACGGCTCGGACCTGATGCTGTACCGGGTCAAGAATGCCAGAAATGAAGTCGTGCAGGTGGCGGCCTCGCACGTGAGTTCGGAGGGCGTGGCCCGCGAGGTCAGAGACGTGACCATGACGCCGGGACGGGTCTGGACGAGTCCCAGCGGGCGCAATTACACCCTGGGCTGGACGGTAAGTGGCGAGAACCTGGCGCTGGAACTGGCCCCCCTGCGTGACAATCAGGAGTTGCTGAGCAAGACGACCTCGGTGGCGTACTGGGAGGGGCCGGTGCGCGGCACAGGCACGCTGAACGGTCAGGCCGTCACCGCGTCAGGCATGGGTGAATTCGTGGGCGGCGTGCTGACCCGCGAGGAAGGCGGCCGATTCACCATTCCAGCGAAGTAG
- a CDS encoding YczE/YyaS/YitT family protein gives MTASAPLATLVRPSWTARLVLLLSGLFLYGLSLRLMLDAHVGTAPWEVLHVGVTRHLPLTVGVVSILTGAAIVAFTALRLRERIGVGTLLNVVLIGVFLDVLAPLIPDPTMLGWRWVQFLLGVGLLGFATGAYVAAGLGAGPRDGLTLALNRLTGWPVPRIRSGVELLVLLLGWALGGPLGWGTLVFALTVGPAMGWGLGLFGVGKKA, from the coding sequence GTGACCGCCTCTGCCCCACTGGCCACGCTGGTGCGTCCCTCATGGACAGCGCGCCTTGTCCTGTTGCTCTCGGGGCTGTTCCTGTACGGCCTGAGCCTGCGGCTGATGCTGGACGCCCATGTGGGCACCGCCCCCTGGGAAGTCCTGCATGTGGGCGTGACCCGTCACCTGCCGCTGACGGTGGGCGTGGTCAGCATCCTGACCGGGGCAGCCATCGTGGCCTTCACGGCCCTGCGCCTGCGCGAGCGCATCGGCGTGGGCACGCTGCTGAACGTGGTGCTGATCGGCGTGTTTCTGGACGTGCTGGCCCCGCTGATTCCCGATCCCACCATGCTGGGCTGGCGCTGGGTGCAGTTTCTGCTGGGCGTGGGACTGCTGGGCTTTGCCACCGGAGCCTACGTGGCGGCGGGCCTGGGCGCCGGCCCACGCGACGGCCTGACGCTGGCGCTGAACCGGCTGACCGGCTGGCCCGTGCCGCGCATCCGCAGCGGCGTGGAATTACTGGTCCTCCTTCTCGGCTGGGCCCTGGGTGGACCGCTGGGCTGGGGCACGCTGGTCTTCGCACTGACGGTGGGGCCGGCGATGGGCTGGGGTCTGGGGTTGTTCGGGGTGGGCAAGAAGGCTTGA
- a CDS encoding ABC transporter ATP-binding protein, protein MIKTTVHPGPAVPGSTSSILEVDGLTKEFGGLTAVNAVTMHVPKRSIVSVIGPNGAGKTTFFNMITGIYAPTHGSIRLDGRELVGLRPDQVTEAGIARTFQNIRLFSSMTSEENIMVGRNARLKSTFVDAVLRTRRFHESEHEAREAARIMLDFVGLSRWRNEIATNLPYGDQRKLEIARALATTPQLILLDEPAAGMNPRETEDLKALIRRIRDELGVTVCLIEHDMRLVMTLSEYITVLDYGTKISEGLPHQVRNDPAVMEAYLGRGAAAGEYGKEERANG, encoded by the coding sequence ATGATCAAGACCACGGTCCATCCTGGCCCGGCGGTTCCGGGCAGCACCAGCAGCATTCTCGAAGTGGACGGGCTGACCAAGGAATTCGGTGGACTGACTGCCGTGAACGCGGTGACCATGCACGTTCCCAAACGGTCTATCGTCAGTGTGATCGGCCCCAACGGCGCCGGCAAGACCACCTTCTTCAACATGATCACCGGCATCTACGCGCCCACGCACGGCAGCATTCGGCTGGACGGACGCGAACTCGTGGGCCTGCGTCCCGATCAGGTGACCGAAGCCGGGATCGCGCGGACCTTTCAGAACATCCGTCTGTTCTCCAGCATGACCAGCGAGGAAAACATTATGGTGGGGCGCAACGCCCGCCTGAAGAGCACCTTCGTGGACGCCGTGCTGCGGACCCGACGCTTTCACGAGTCCGAGCACGAGGCGCGCGAGGCCGCCCGCATCATGCTGGACTTCGTGGGTCTGTCGCGCTGGCGCAACGAGATCGCCACCAATCTGCCCTACGGCGATCAGCGCAAGCTGGAAATCGCCCGCGCGCTGGCGACCACGCCCCAGCTGATCCTGCTAGACGAACCCGCCGCCGGGATGAACCCCCGCGAGACCGAGGACCTCAAGGCGCTGATCCGCCGCATTCGCGACGAATTGGGGGTTACTGTGTGTCTGATCGAGCACGACATGCGGCTGGTCATGACCCTCAGCGAGTACATCACCGTGCTGGACTACGGCACCAAGATCAGCGAGGGCCTGCCGCATCAGGTCCGCAACGACCCCGCCGTGATGGAGGCGTACCTGGGACGTGGGGCCGCCGCCGGGGAATACGGCAAGGAGGAAAGGGCCAATGGTTAA
- a CDS encoding ABC transporter ATP-binding protein gives MLELNDVHSYYDHIHALKGITLTAYEGEIVALIGGNGAGKTTTLRTVSGMMKPRGGTLTYLGEDIAGKPAHQTMQMGMSHVPEGRRIFPQLTVRENLEVGAYTITDRKLIEERVQEGFAYFPRLRERENQLGGTMSGGEQQMLAIARALMVNPRLLLLDEPSMGLSPLFVEAIFDIIVKLNREHNTTVLLVEQNANMALAIAHRAYVLQTGEMKLSGKASEIAKDESVRKAYLGDD, from the coding sequence ATGCTGGAACTTAACGACGTCCACTCGTACTACGATCACATTCACGCGCTCAAGGGCATCACCCTCACGGCTTACGAGGGCGAGATCGTCGCGCTGATCGGCGGCAACGGGGCCGGCAAGACCACCACCCTGCGCACGGTCAGCGGCATGATGAAGCCCAGAGGCGGCACCCTGACCTACCTGGGCGAGGACATCGCCGGGAAACCCGCGCACCAGACCATGCAGATGGGCATGAGCCACGTGCCGGAGGGCCGCCGGATTTTCCCGCAACTGACCGTGCGCGAGAACCTGGAAGTCGGTGCGTACACCATCACCGACAGGAAGCTGATCGAGGAGCGCGTGCAGGAGGGCTTTGCGTACTTTCCTCGGCTGAGGGAACGCGAGAACCAGCTGGGCGGCACCATGTCGGGTGGCGAACAGCAGATGCTCGCCATCGCCCGCGCGCTGATGGTCAACCCCCGACTGCTGCTGCTGGATGAGCCAAGCATGGGCCTGTCGCCGCTGTTCGTGGAAGCGATCTTCGACATCATCGTCAAGCTGAACAGGGAGCACAACACCACCGTGCTGCTGGTGGAGCAGAACGCCAACATGGCGCTGGCGATTGCCCACCGCGCCTACGTGCTGCAAACTGGCGAAATGAAGTTGAGCGGCAAGGCCAGCGAGATCGCCAAGGACGAGAGTGTGCGCAAGGCGTATCTGGGCGACGATTAA
- a CDS encoding branched-chain amino acid ABC transporter permease: MTVATPPQANPTVRRPVVKPDRTVWLMLFFIVTSVLLLVSHEPDVLRNLGPLGSVLRNKVVEALVVSLFLANVLFAYLWKAANWAKLIVGVGSLLFVLPLAGQADTSLLDLSIQVMIFAALALGLNIVVGLAGLLDLGYVAFFAVGAYTWSIFASPRFGEVLKYYGSNPGTTGSGTLALGLVLTAITAGSMIYIRGLHGRVAPTRLSNLSFLLAGFGLLAGILLVGRSILVLASGSAAALANGINPGFFWLFLALSIMAAAIVGVLIGLPVLKLKGDYLAIITLGLGEVIRVLANNLGLYTAGSQGITPIESASVPWFNSLVGALGFGQDQYYLLFLYVLVLIVIAVILLVNVRLDKSRIGRAWIAIRDDEIAAQAMGVPLMQTKLIAFATGASFAGVMGMLFAAKQTFISPESFNLLQSITVLSMVVLGGMGSFSGVILGAAVVTLLNLRILPGLGEASANVPWIPQEVNPANFNRFIFGAILVAMMLLRPEGLLPNKRVARELHHEDDQEDESKDGNASGLNQGGDVYSAGLATIKEDDKPGGNR, from the coding sequence CTTCATCGTCACCTCCGTCCTGCTGCTGGTTTCTCACGAACCCGACGTGTTGAGGAACCTGGGGCCACTCGGCAGCGTCCTTCGCAACAAGGTGGTGGAGGCGCTGGTCGTCTCGCTGTTCCTGGCGAACGTCCTGTTCGCCTATCTGTGGAAGGCTGCCAACTGGGCCAAGCTGATCGTGGGCGTTGGCAGCCTGCTGTTCGTGCTGCCGCTGGCGGGGCAGGCCGATACGAGTCTGCTGGACCTGAGCATCCAGGTCATGATCTTCGCCGCGCTGGCGTTGGGCCTGAACATCGTGGTGGGGTTGGCCGGGCTGCTCGACCTGGGTTACGTGGCCTTCTTCGCAGTGGGAGCGTACACCTGGAGCATCTTCGCCAGCCCCCGCTTCGGGGAGGTCCTTAAGTACTACGGCAGCAATCCGGGCACGACCGGCAGCGGCACCCTGGCCCTCGGCCTGGTGCTGACGGCGATTACGGCAGGCAGCATGATCTATATCCGGGGACTGCACGGACGGGTTGCCCCCACCCGGCTGAGCAACCTGAGCTTCCTTCTGGCCGGTTTTGGTCTGCTTGCGGGCATCCTGCTGGTGGGGCGCTCGATCCTGGTGCTGGCCTCTGGCTCGGCGGCGGCACTCGCCAACGGGATCAACCCCGGTTTCTTTTGGCTGTTCCTGGCTCTGAGCATCATGGCCGCCGCTATCGTGGGCGTGCTGATCGGCCTGCCGGTGCTGAAGCTCAAGGGTGACTATCTAGCGATCATCACGCTCGGCCTGGGCGAGGTCATCCGGGTGCTGGCCAACAACCTGGGCCTGTACACGGCAGGTTCGCAGGGCATCACCCCGATTGAGTCGGCCTCAGTGCCGTGGTTCAACAGCCTGGTCGGGGCGCTGGGGTTCGGTCAAGATCAGTACTACCTGCTGTTCCTCTACGTGCTGGTGCTGATCGTGATCGCTGTGATCCTGCTGGTCAACGTCAGGTTGGACAAGAGCCGGATCGGGCGCGCATGGATCGCCATCCGCGACGACGAAATCGCGGCGCAGGCCATGGGTGTGCCTCTGATGCAGACCAAGCTGATCGCGTTCGCCACGGGCGCCAGCTTTGCCGGCGTGATGGGCATGCTCTTCGCGGCCAAGCAGACCTTTATCAGCCCCGAGAGCTTCAACCTGCTGCAGAGCATCACCGTGCTGAGCATGGTGGTACTGGGCGGCATGGGCTCATTCAGCGGCGTGATCCTGGGGGCCGCAGTGGTCACGCTGCTCAACCTGCGGATTCTGCCGGGTCTGGGCGAGGCAAGTGCCAACGTGCCTTGGATTCCACAAGAGGTCAACCCTGCAAACTTCAACCGCTTTATCTTCGGCGCGATTCTGGTGGCCATGATGCTGCTGCGCCCCGAGGGCCTGCTGCCCAACAAACGCGTGGCCCGCGAACTGCACCACGAGGACGATCAGGAAGATGAGAGCAAGGACGGCAACGCCAGCGGCCTGAACCAGGGCGGCGACGTGTACAGCGCCGGACTGGCCACCATCAAGGAAGACGACAAGCCCGGAGGCAACCGATGA
- the hisG gene encoding ATP phosphoribosyltransferase: protein MTPVPLHGPDHLTLALPKGRILEQAIALLSQAGLPLTLPEKSRALRHEFPGVTVLELRNQDVPVYVDLGVADAGIVGKDVLIESGREVYEPVDLRFAACRLSLIRERGATAPIVRVGTKYPRAARAYLNARGIPAEVVKLSGNIELAALTGLAEAVIDLVQTGSTLQANNLEELDVLFESSARLIVNRAALKLRRERLRPLIGRLRELVEENDPQS from the coding sequence GTGACTCCCGTTCCCCTGCATGGCCCGGATCACCTGACGCTGGCGCTGCCCAAGGGCCGCATTCTGGAGCAGGCCATCGCGCTGCTTTCACAGGCGGGCCTCCCGCTGACGCTGCCTGAGAAGTCCCGCGCCCTGCGCCACGAATTTCCTGGCGTGACCGTGCTGGAGCTGCGAAATCAGGACGTACCGGTGTACGTCGATCTGGGCGTGGCCGACGCTGGCATCGTGGGCAAGGACGTGCTGATCGAGTCCGGGCGCGAGGTCTACGAACCTGTCGATTTAAGGTTCGCCGCCTGTCGTCTGTCGTTAATCCGCGAGAGAGGGGCCACCGCGCCCATCGTGCGTGTGGGCACCAAATATCCTCGTGCCGCCCGCGCTTACCTGAACGCACGGGGCATCCCTGCGGAGGTGGTCAAACTCAGCGGCAACATCGAGCTGGCCGCCCTGACCGGATTGGCCGAGGCCGTCATTGACCTGGTGCAGACTGGCAGCACCCTTCAGGCCAACAATCTGGAAGAGCTGGACGTGCTGTTCGAGTCCAGTGCCCGGCTGATCGTCAACCGCGCAGCCCTGAAGCTGCGGCGTGAGCGGCTGCGCCCCCTGATCGGGCGCCTGCGGGAACTCGTGGAAGAGAATGACCCTCAGTCCTGA